In one Chiloscyllium punctatum isolate Juve2018m chromosome 47, sChiPun1.3, whole genome shotgun sequence genomic region, the following are encoded:
- the timm10 gene encoding mitochondrial import inner membrane translocase subunit Tim10 gives MDPLKAQQLAAELEVEMMADMYNRMTHACHRKCVPPHYKEAELSKGESVCLDRCVAKYLDIHERMGKKLTELSMQDEELMKRMQQGAVAQ, from the exons ATGGACCCCCTCAAGGCGCAGCAGTTGGCAGCCGAGCTGGAGGTGGAGATGATGGCCGACATGTACAACAG GATGACCCACGCCTGCCACCGCAAATGCGTGCCGCCCCATTATAAGGAAGCCGAGCTCTCCAAGGGCGAGTCAGTCTGCCTTGACCGCTGTGTGGCCAAGTACCTGGACATCCACGAGCGCATGGGCAAGAAACTGACGGAGCTGTCCATGCAGGACGAGGAGCTGATGAAGAGGATGCAGCAGGGTGCGGTGGCACAGTGA